One genomic segment of Arachis duranensis cultivar V14167 chromosome 4, aradu.V14167.gnm2.J7QH, whole genome shotgun sequence includes these proteins:
- the LOC107484263 gene encoding uncharacterized protein At5g02240, giving the protein MAMAHTRVPFQCHKYSLPSPISSSSLRLLSSSSSSLWSFSSSFATRRSHKGVKGRVGISVATMADSSKRTVIVTGAGGRTGQIVYKKLKERSAEYVARGLVRTEESKQKIGAADDVFVGDIRNADSIVPAIQGVDALIILTSAVPQMKAGFDPTKGQRPEFYFEDGAYPEQVDWIGQKNQIDAAKAAGVKQVVLVGSMGGTDLNHPLNSLGNGNILVWKRKAEQYLADSGIPYTIIRAGGLQDKEGGIRELLVGKDDELLKTETRTIARPDVAEVCIQALNFVEAQFKAFDLASKPEGAGSPTKDFKALFSQITTRF; this is encoded by the exons ATGGCTATGGCTCATACACGTGTCCCTTTCCAATGCCATAAATACTCACTTCCCTCACCgatttcttcttcctcattaaggcttctgtcttcttcttcctcttctttgtggTCTTTTTCATCATCGTTTGCTACGAGGAGGAGCCATAAGGGTGTGAAGGGGAGGGTGGGAATCAGTGTTGCGACCATGGCTGATTCATCAAAGAGAACTGTGATTGTCACTGGTGCTGGTGGCCGTACAG GACAAATAGTgtataaaaaactaaaagagcGGTCAGCCGAGTATGTTGCAAGAGGCCTTGTCAGAACTGAAGAAAGCAAACAGAAAATTGGTGCTGCGGATGATGTTTTCGTGGGGGACATAAGAAATGCTGATAGTATCGTTCCTGCAATTCAAGGTGTGGATGCTCTAATAATTCTTACAAGTGCAGTGCCACAGATGAAAGCTGGGTTTGATCCAACCAAAGGTCAACGACCTGAGTTCTACTTTGAAGATGGTGCTTATCCTGAACAG GTTGACTGGATTGGGCAGAAAAACCAAATAGATGCTG CTAAGGCTGCAGGAGTGAAGCAGGTTGTGTTGGTTGGGTCTATGGGAGGAACAGACCTTAACCATCCTTTGAACAGCTTGGGTAATGGGAATATATTG GTTTGGAAAAGAAAGGCTGAGCAATATCTTGCAGACTCTGGTATTCCATACACAATCATAAG GGCTGGTGGCTTGCAAGATAAAGAAGGTGGTATTCGGGAACTACTCGTTGGGAAGGATGATGAGCTTCTCAAGACAGAAACCAGAACCATTGCTAGACCCGATGTCGCAGAAGTCTGTATTCAG GCACTAAATTTTGTGGAGGCTCAGTTTAAGGCATTTGACTTGGCATCAAAACCTGAGGGAGCTGGTTCACCAACAAAGGACTTCAAGGCCTTGTTTTCTCAGATCACTACccgtttttga
- the LOC110280478 gene encoding uncharacterized protein At4g04775-like: MLRSSMMSEGSFSCTRLGGGSSWAVPGGCVRVAIAPKCYRGVYAIMYKSRTTSNPNRVFLGCPLFKAKEPYCWYFMWLDEHLKKIKAVEFEALGAVDEADRVAIEEQLLGNKDIEKKVEELERKLLSIESQKKLSLWHIIVIGVVVVVVAVCMFRV, encoded by the exons ATGCTGCGATCTTCCATGATGAGTGAAGGGAGCTTTTCATGCACAAGACTTGGAGGGGGATCTTCATGGGCTGTGCCAGGAGGATGTGTGCGAGTTGCGATTGCGCCCAAGTGTTACCGTGGCGTCTACGCCATTATGTACAAGTCAAGAACGACTAGTAACCCTAATAGAGTGTTTCTTGGGTGTCCACTGTTCAAG gctaaagaaccctattgctGGTACTTTATGTGGCTGGATGaacatttgaaaaaaattaaggcCGTCGAGTTTGAAGCCTTGGGTGCGGTGGATGAAGCTGATAGAGTAGCCATTGAAGAACAGCTGCTTGGAAATAAGGATATTGAGAAAAAAGTAGAAGAGTTGGAGAGGAAGTTGTTGTCTATTGAAAgccaaaaaaaattgagtttgtGGCATATAATTGTGATTGGTGtagtagttgttgttgttgctgtatgTATGTTTAGGGTGTAA